Proteins encoded within one genomic window of Setaria italica strain Yugu1 chromosome IV, Setaria_italica_v2.0, whole genome shotgun sequence:
- the LOC101780677 gene encoding phospholipase D Z isoform X2, with translation MKRFGADEGHRVYKALENAADRKIKIRIVQHSGFAPDFDQESADLAAGRPNVQNVTLLFEKWWGSGVVHAKVWISDKKDVYIGSANNDWKSLTQVKELGIYFADCPQVAKAVEVYFQNLWSLSTLNSTTYTKVAWDKQWQVSRKVPCWSHFLQPKQRCRSPIPLSVDIPYTDGYPVLANPEMIDVPFETPGYKKSTQEHYLSYLSFAPPEVTFDKFQADEQGWVDTIKSVKIGGIVRMSTMDWLGQSQYATQTVYWPSLSSAISEVVFSKNATVRLLVAYWTHFIPNTEKYLKSLLYSNILCASSTYNHCGGKVEIKYYTVPGYNETGPALSQDGAATGNRYPGFTRVNHGKYAVSDERANIGTSNLIWDYFYTTAGVSFGTYNPSIVSQLQDVFDADWYSPYTVPVEPLEASASV, from the exons GATTGTGCAACACTCTGGATTTGCTCCTGATTTTGACCAAGAGAGTGCTGATCTAGCTGCAGGAAGACCAAATGTTCAGAATGTAACCCTTCTTTTTGAGAAGTGGTGGGGATCTGGCGTTGTGCATGCAAAAGTCTGGATATCAGATAAAAAAGATGTGTATATAGGATCAGCAAACAATGATTGGAAATCCCTAACCCAG GTCAAGGAGCTTGGGATTTATTTTGCTGATTGTCCACAAGTAGCAAAAGCTGTGGAAGtatattttcaaaatctttggTCGCTTTCAACCCTCAACTCAACTACTTATACCAAAGTAGCTTGGGATAAGCAGTGGCAGGTTTCTAGAAAGGTTCCATGCTGGTCACATTTCCTACAGCCAAAACAAAGATGCAG GTCACCCATACCACTTTCTGTTGACATCCCATATACAGATGGATATCCGGTACTTGCCAATCCTGAAATGATTGATGTTCCATTTGAAACCCCTGGGTATAAGAAATCCACTCAGGAGCACTACTTGAGCTACCTTTCCTTTGCTCCACCTGAG GTGACATTTGACAAATTCCAAGCAGATGAGCAGGGTTGGGTTGACACCATCAAGTCTGTCAAGATTGGGGGAATTGTACGAATGAGTACTATGGATTGGCTCGGGCAGTCACAGTATGCTACTCAAACAGTCTACTGGCCATCCTTATCATCAGCAATCTCAGAG GTAGTGTTCTCAAAGAATGCAACCGTGAGGCTTCTTGTTGCCTACTGGACACACTTCATCCCAAACACCGAAAAGTACTTGAAGAGCCTTCTATACTCCAACATCCTCTGCGCATCTTCAACATACAACCACTGCGGCGGCAAGGTCGAGATCAAATACTACACGGTTCCTGGGTACAACGAGACCGGACCTGCATTGTCGCAGGACGGCGCCGCGACAGGCAACCGTTACCCTGGCTTCACCCGGGTGAACCATGGCAAGTACGCTGTCAGCGACGAGAGGGCGAACATCGGTACCAGCAACCTCATCTGGGATTACTTCTACACCACGGCGGGAGTGAGCTTCGGAACATACAACCCCTCCATCGTCTCGCAGCTGCAGGATGTCTTCGATGCGGATTGGTACTCGCCTTATACTGTACCGGTTGAACCGCTGGAGGCGTCGGCGTCAGTGTAG